Proteins encoded by one window of Leguminivora glycinivorella isolate SPB_JAAS2020 unplaced genomic scaffold, LegGlyc_1.1 Scaffold10, whole genome shotgun sequence:
- the LOC125242150 gene encoding serine protease gd-like, which translates to MCRLLYSVLVVLGYASYLPVISQYVDSPCPGTFEYQSDGGGVYGVIHLQPNGPVSSIHVTVNFTIAARIFSNYAGRLQPINPSGLQFNQDSPIDYRVDFPVTTPLPRLTYLIVNGNVLCYGPGDVPQPNLYVTTISLQHMLYLRGGRPGNTGFDQVPPGFNQGSSQGFILQVPSGFSQGSNQGFNQFTRPKPQDPSINIISSSPDAQVFTFNVDNSDRTGTWTEGFPRPQPQPQTQRPPPPPPRPPPVEYYPEFTTTTRRPPPPPPPTRPQTVYPSTPSRTPSFSSECGVVAGGNEHVPLVYHGTSYTRGDWPWLVAIYKRKDGSLTFACSGTLVSDRHVVSAAHCVQQRSTLTSIRDIVVKVGVYNLEDWGDDITVTRTLESATIHEGFNSSTYANDLLVLTFDKSVEFNTNIRPACLWSGNNDLNRIVGASGVVAGWGSSELGPGSKGEPRMVRIPVVSTAMCRASRPDFHVFTSDNTLCAGDRNGAGPCLGDSGGGLYILDGGRWRIRGVVSLSLRPENGESTCNLNEYVIFTDAAKFLQWIKNAISN; encoded by the exons ATGTGCCGATTACTTTATAGTGTTCTAGTTGTATTAGGTTATGCAAGTTACTTGCCAGTAATTAGTCAATATGTGGACTCCCCATGCCCTGGGACTTTTGAGTATCAAAGTGACGGTGGTGGAGTGTATGGAGTGATACATCTGCAGCCCAATGGACCTGTGTCTAGCATACATGTTACAGTTAATTTTACTATAGCAGCTAGAATATTTTCG AATTATGCGGGTCGTCTACAACCAATTAATCCCTCAGGGTTACAGTTCAATCAAGACTCGCCCATAGACTACCGAGTAGACTTTCCCGTCACTACACCATTGCCGAGGCTGACCTACCTCATCGTCAACGGCAACGTGTTATGCTACGGACCTGGAG ATGTGCCCCAGCCCAACTTATACGTGACTACAATCAGTCTTCAACACATGCTATATCTACGAGGGGGAAGACCGGGAAACACAGGCTTCGACCAAGTTCCCCCTGGGTTCAACCAAGGATCCAGTCAAGGATTTATCCTGCAGGTGCCCTCTGGGTTCAGTCAGGGATCCAACCAAGGATTCAATCAGTTTACCCGGCCGAAGCCCCAGGATCCATCGATTAACATCATCTCTTCATCACCGGATGCTCAAGTGTTCACGTTTAACGTGGATAATAGTGATCGCACCGGCACTTGGACTGAAG GATTCCCCCGGCCACAGCCGCAGCCGCAAACCCAACGACCACCACCACCGCCGCCACGACCACCGCCCGTCGAATACTACCCGGAATTCACCACTACCACGAGACGACCGCCACCCCCGCCTCCGCCGACACGACCTCAAACTGTTTA CCCATCAACGCCTTCGCGCACCCCCTCCTTCAGTTCCGAGTGTGGCGTAGTCGCGGGAGGTAATGAGCATGTGCCACTCGTCTATCACGGCACCAGCTACACGAGAGGCGACTGGCCGTGGCTGGTGGCCATCTACAAGCGGAAGGATGGGAGCCTAACCTTTGCCTGCTCTGGCACACTGGTGTCCGATCGACATGTTGTGTCTG CTGCCCACTGTGTGCAGCAGAGAAGTACGCTGACCTCAATCAGAGATATCGTAGTCAAAGTCGGCGTATATAACTTAGAGGACTGGGGTGACGATATCACGGTCACCAGGACTTTGGAATCTGCCACCATCCATGAAGGATTTAATTCTTCGACGTATGCAA ATGACCTTCTTGTGCTAACATTCGATAAGAGCGTAGAGTTTAACACGAATATCAGGCCAGCCTGTCTCTGGAGTGGCAACAACGATCTGAACAGGATAGTGGGAGCTTCAGGAGTG GTTGCTGGTTGGGGGTCAAGTGAACTAGGTCCCGGCAGTAAAGGAGAGCCTCGCATGGTGCGGATACCCGTAGTCAGCACCGCCATGTGTCGCGCCAGCAGGCCAGACTTCCACGTTTTCACGAGCGACAACACGTTATGCGCTG GTGATCGTAACGGCGCTGGTCCTTGTTTAGGTGACTCTGGCGGAGGACTATATATTCTGGACGGCGGTCGCTGGCGTATTCGTGGCGTAGTCTCATTATCGCTTCGTCCGGAAAACGGTGAATCTACATGCAATCTTAACgaatacgttatttttactgATGCAGCGAAGTTTTTACAGTGGATTAAAAATGCCATAAGTAATTAA